From Salarias fasciatus chromosome 5, fSalaFa1.1, whole genome shotgun sequence, a single genomic window includes:
- the LOC115388686 gene encoding leucine-rich repeat neuronal protein 1-like has product MALSFQPWPPLIWLCMGLLLCSSLPVHCKQCPRLCVCEIRPWFTPQSTYKEATTVDCNDLRLTHIPSNLSVDTQVLLLQSNTISRTSGELEALFNLTELDLSQNNFSTVGAVGLRSMNHLTTLHLEENQITELPDHCLGNLSNLQELYINHNQISSISPRAFAGLHSLLRLHLNSNKLHVIDSRWFEQTPNLEILMIGENPVIGLLDMNFKPLGRLRSLVLAGMDLTDVPGNAFVGLDNLESISFYDNKLARIPQLALQNVPNLKFLDLNKNPVHKIQEGDFRNMLRLKELGINNMMELAAIDRYALDNLPELTKLEATNNPKLSYIHRLAFRDMPSLESLMLNNNALTALYQHTVEVLPNLREISLHSNPLRCDCVLQWMSSNRTTVRFMEPLAMLCTSPPELRGQRVRGLKLLESPEQCLPLISHDTFPSHLNLELGMSASLDCRAMAEPEPEIYWVTPLGTKITIDTASERYHLSGDGTLWLSHVQVEDSGHYTCVAQNTEGADTRVATIRVNGTLLDSAQVMKIYVKQTESHSILVSWKVNSNVMSSNLKWASATMKIDNPHITYTARVPVDVHEYNLTHLQPATEYEVCLTVSNVHLQMHKSCVNVTTRSATFALDLSDQHPSAAVLAIMSTMLAFLSLATVGVYMARRWKRKNYHHSLKKYMLKTSSIPLNELYPPLINLWEAEGEKDKDGGAEGKPSPVDTTRSYYMW; this is encoded by the coding sequence ATGGCTCTCAGCTTCCAGCCTTGGCCTCCTTTAATTTGGCTGTGCATGGGACTGCTTCTGTGCTCGTCCTTGCCAGTGCATTGCAAACAATGTCCTCGTTTGTGCGTCTGCGAGATCCGCCCTTGGTTCACCCCCCAGTCAACCTACAAGGAGGCCACGACAGTGGACTGCAACGACCTGAGGCTGACGCATATCCCCAGCAACCTGTCGGTGGACACCCAGGTGTTGCTGCTCCAGAGCAACACCATTTCTCGCACCAGCGGAGAGCTGGAGGCGCTGTTCAATCTGACCGAGCTGGATCTATCCCAGAATAACTTCAGCACCGTGGGAGCGGTGGGGCTCCGGAGCATGAATCACCTGACCACCCTGCATCTTGAGGAGAACCAGATCACGGAGCTGCCCGACCACTGCCTGGGGAACCTCTCCAACCTGCAGGAGCTCTACATCAATCACAACCAGATCAGCTCCATCTCGCCCCGAGCCTTCGCAGGGCTGCACAGCCTGCTGCGCCTGCACCTCAACTCAAACAAGCTCCATGTGATAGACAGCCGCTGGTTCGAGCAAACACCCAACCTCGAGATCCTAATGATCGGGGAAAACCCAGTGATTGGCCTTCTTGACATGAACTTCAAGCCCCTGGGAAGGCTGAGGAGCCTCGTCCTTGCCGGCATGGATCTCACCGACGTTCCGGGAAATGCATTTGTAGGTCTAGATAATCTGGAGAGCATTTCTTTCTATGACAACAAACTGGCCAGGATCCCTCAGCTCGCCCTTCAGAATGTCCCTAATCTAAAATTcttggatttaaataaaaatccggTTCACAAAATTCAAGAAGGAGACTTCAGAAATATGCTGCGTCTCAAGGAACTGGGTATTAACAACATGATGGAGTTAGCTGCCATTGATCGCTATGCTTTGGATAACCTTCCTGAACTGACAAAACTGGAGGCCACCAACAACCCGAAACTGTCTTACATCCACAGGTTGGCATTTCGAGACATGCCTTCGCTGGAGAGCCTGATGCTCAACAACAACGCCCTGACCGCCCTCTACCAGCACACGGTGGAGGTGTTGCCTAATTTGCGAGAAATCAGCCTTCACAGCAACCCACTGCGTTGCGATTGCGTCCTCCAGTGGATGAGCTCCAACAGGACCACGGTGCGATTCATGGAGCCCCTGGCCATGCTCTGCACTTCCCCGCCAGAGCTGAGGGGCCAGCGTGTCCGGGGGTTGAAGCTACTGGAGTCCCCGGAGCAGTGTCTGCCCCTCATCTCTCACGACACCTTCCCCAGCCACCTGAACCTGGAGCTGGGCATGAGCGCGAGCCTGGATTGCAGAGCGATGGCCGAGCCGGAGCCCGAAATATACTGGGTCACTCCTCTGGGAACTAAAATCACGATAGACACTGCGTCGGAGCGCTACCACCTGAGCGGTGACGGGACCCTGTGGCTGTCACACGTGCAGGTGGAGGACTCTGGTCATTACACATGCGTGGCCCAAAACACAGAAGGCGCCGACACACGGGTCGCCACCATCCGCGTCAACGGCACCCTGCTGGACAGCGCCCAGGTGATGAAAATCTACGTGAAGCAGACCGAGTCTCACTCCATCCTGGTCTCCTGGAAGGTCAACTCCAACGTCATGTCCTCCAACCTGAAGTGGGCTTCGGCCACCATGAAGATTGACAACCCGCACATCACCTACACCGCCCGCGTCCCCGTGGACGTTCACGAGTACAACCTCACGCACCTTCAGCCCGCCACCGAGTACGAGGTGTGCCTCACGGTCTCCAACGTTCACCTGCAGATGCACAAGTCTTGCGTCAACGTGACAACACGCAGCGCGACCTTCGCCCTGGACCTGTCGGACCAGCACCCGAGCGCCGCCGTGCTGGCCATAATGTCCACCATGCTGGCCTTCCTCAGTCTGGCTACCGTTGGCGTCTACATGGCCCGCAGATGGAAGAGGAAAAACTACCACCACTCCTTGAAAAAATACATGCTGAAGACCTCGTCCATCCCTCTTAATGAGCTCTACCCTCCACTCATTAACCTGTGGGAGGCAGAGGGCGAGAAGGACAAAGATGGCGGCGCAGAGGGGAAACCCTCCCCGGTGGACACCACGCGCAGTTATTACATGTGGTGA